From one Rhizobium rosettiformans genomic stretch:
- a CDS encoding LysR family transcriptional regulator: protein MSEALIDLAWMRLLVEIDRKGSLSAAAEALGLTQPAVSYQIRLLEQRFGQPVLHRLHRGVRFTEEGRRLLAIAERTVSEVDALQRSVRAARRRPAVRLATDYAFSSLWLIPRMHAFRQSHPEIDLQIVATQRLSHHWREDADLAVAFGSGSEFGSDARLLMPERVVPVCTPSLARNLTDGPDLVLQQCPLIHLEAEQLSPWLDWPAYMSRQRLGESLRDSPGDLRFNTYALVVQAAMAGQGVALGWLGIVDHLLDANLLVMAGDMVSVAGRGYWLVPGSDSEAVTLLAAWLIDEAASSVAERLQN, encoded by the coding sequence ATGTCTGAAGCGCTGATCGATCTCGCCTGGATGCGTCTGCTGGTCGAGATCGACCGGAAAGGCTCCCTGTCGGCAGCTGCCGAAGCCCTTGGCCTGACACAGCCGGCTGTGAGTTATCAGATCCGCCTTCTGGAGCAGCGATTTGGTCAGCCTGTGCTGCATCGCCTGCACAGGGGCGTAAGGTTCACCGAGGAAGGGCGGCGGCTGCTGGCAATTGCTGAGCGCACGGTGTCGGAGGTGGATGCCCTGCAACGCAGCGTGCGTGCAGCGCGCAGAAGGCCTGCGGTGCGGCTCGCGACAGATTACGCTTTCTCGAGCCTTTGGCTTATTCCGCGCATGCACGCCTTTCGACAAAGCCATCCGGAAATCGATTTGCAGATCGTCGCCACCCAGCGCCTCAGCCATCATTGGCGCGAGGATGCGGATCTCGCCGTCGCCTTCGGCTCTGGCAGCGAGTTCGGCAGCGACGCCCGCTTGCTGATGCCGGAACGCGTGGTGCCAGTCTGCACGCCCAGCCTGGCGCGCAACCTGACGGATGGACCGGACCTGGTCCTCCAACAATGTCCTCTAATCCATCTCGAAGCCGAGCAACTGTCGCCCTGGCTCGACTGGCCAGCCTACATGTCACGGCAGCGACTGGGCGAGAGCCTGCGGGACAGTCCGGGTGACCTCCGCTTCAACACCTATGCGCTCGTCGTTCAGGCTGCCATGGCAGGGCAGGGCGTGGCTCTTGGCTGGCTGGGTATTGTTGATCACCTCCTCGACGCCAACCTACTGGTCATGGCCGGTGACATGGTCTCCGTTGCGGGACGTGGTTACTGGCTCGTACCGGGCAGCGACAGCGAAGCCGTGACTTTGCTTGCCGCATGGCTGATCGATGAGGCGGCCAGCTCCGTGGCGGAACGGCTCCAGAACTAA
- a CDS encoding methyl-accepting chemotaxis protein has product MTWRLALALAIPLVALAGLAYVEINTTFTAYQHARHLNIVSADLGVIGDFVHALQAERAEAVGLLASKGREHGAELEAARTAGAPALDKMDQVLADMKAEGDPTLMRHEQELEAVLAKLPQIRASTDNLALEPTEVFVYYTDLVHRLMNVSREFSLAAGARGVVGKMMAYSLLMNAKEVAGQERNLGHAFISEGKFDEAHYLDFVGMFGSQKSLIDQYLELLPDEDREHYRESLHTPDADAVEDIRSKMMVGGLSADLSAIDSGEWLERSARRIERLKELENETLATIVVDAQGMADEEYHHLLRVAGITSTVLTFACFFAVSLSLTVVRPLRRLTKTMNDLAAGNVEVDLIRSESKDEIGQMGRAVTEYIALAKARMVKEREEQEAAERIKRAAELEAERERAERAAEIAFAVEQLASGLDALSSGEIGYRLSNPFAPSLDPLRMSFNSSMERLCGVMATIRESTGQLHGGSQELQLAADDLARRTERQAAALEEAAASITQITTTMTSSAQRAEEAGLLVREASVTAQKSGAVVSDTVKAMQHIEQSSGQISQIISVIDEIAFQTNLLALNAGVEAARAGEAGKGFAVVAQEVRELAQRSANAAREIKALINRSAQEVEAGVRLVNETGDTLKGIEDHVMKINERVTAIVSAAKEQSAALNEISQAVSQMDQVTQQNAAMVEEASAATSSVATEADRLNGQIAMFKLPGNENRQRGREAA; this is encoded by the coding sequence GTGACTTGGCGCCTCGCGTTGGCGCTTGCCATACCGCTCGTGGCGCTGGCCGGTCTGGCTTATGTCGAAATCAATACGACGTTTACTGCCTATCAACATGCTCGCCATCTGAACATCGTCAGCGCCGATCTCGGCGTGATCGGTGATTTCGTGCATGCGCTCCAGGCGGAACGCGCCGAAGCGGTGGGCCTGCTCGCCTCCAAGGGGCGGGAGCATGGCGCCGAACTTGAGGCCGCCCGAACCGCCGGTGCGCCCGCCCTCGACAAGATGGATCAGGTTCTCGCCGACATGAAGGCCGAGGGCGATCCGACGCTGATGCGCCACGAACAGGAGCTCGAGGCCGTGCTGGCGAAGCTTCCACAGATCCGGGCCTCGACAGACAATCTGGCCTTGGAGCCCACGGAGGTCTTCGTCTACTACACCGATCTCGTTCACCGGCTGATGAATGTCTCGCGCGAGTTCTCGCTCGCGGCAGGCGCCAGAGGCGTGGTCGGCAAGATGATGGCCTACAGTCTTCTGATGAATGCCAAGGAAGTCGCAGGCCAGGAGCGCAATCTGGGTCACGCCTTCATCTCGGAAGGCAAGTTCGACGAGGCACATTATCTCGATTTCGTCGGCATGTTCGGCTCGCAGAAGTCGCTGATCGATCAGTATCTCGAACTGCTGCCGGACGAGGATCGGGAGCACTATCGCGAATCGCTGCATACGCCGGATGCAGACGCGGTCGAAGATATCCGCTCGAAGATGATGGTGGGCGGCCTGTCGGCTGACCTCTCTGCGATCGACAGCGGCGAGTGGCTGGAGCGCTCGGCGCGCCGCATCGAGCGCCTGAAGGAACTCGAAAACGAGACGCTGGCGACCATTGTCGTGGATGCACAAGGGATGGCAGATGAAGAATACCATCACCTTCTGCGCGTGGCCGGTATCACGAGCACGGTGCTCACCTTTGCCTGCTTCTTCGCCGTTTCGCTGTCCCTGACTGTCGTGCGTCCGCTCCGGCGCCTGACGAAGACGATGAATGATCTGGCAGCCGGCAATGTCGAAGTCGACCTGATCCGTTCCGAGAGCAAGGACGAGATCGGCCAGATGGGGCGCGCCGTCACCGAATATATCGCGCTTGCCAAGGCCCGCATGGTCAAGGAGCGCGAAGAGCAGGAGGCAGCCGAACGGATCAAGCGTGCCGCCGAGCTTGAAGCCGAACGCGAACGGGCCGAGCGTGCCGCGGAGATCGCATTTGCGGTGGAACAGCTCGCCAGTGGCCTGGATGCGCTGTCATCGGGTGAGATCGGCTACCGTCTGTCCAACCCCTTCGCGCCCTCTCTCGATCCGCTTCGCATGAGCTTCAACAGCTCGATGGAGCGGCTCTGCGGCGTGATGGCGACCATCCGCGAGAGCACCGGACAGTTGCATGGCGGCTCGCAGGAACTGCAACTGGCAGCCGATGATCTTGCTCGCCGCACCGAACGCCAGGCCGCGGCTCTGGAGGAGGCGGCAGCCTCTATCACGCAGATCACCACGACCATGACGAGCTCGGCGCAGCGTGCGGAAGAGGCGGGCCTCCTGGTGCGCGAAGCAAGCGTGACCGCCCAGAAATCCGGTGCCGTCGTATCGGATACGGTCAAGGCGATGCAGCATATCGAACAGTCCTCCGGGCAGATCAGCCAGATCATCTCGGTCATCGATGAAATCGCTTTCCAGACCAACCTTTTGGCACTGAATGCCGGCGTCGAGGCCGCTCGTGCAGGGGAGGCCGGTAAGGGCTTTGCCGTCGTTGCCCAGGAAGTCCGCGAACTTGCTCAGCGGTCTGCCAACGCCGCCCGCGAGATCAAGGCATTGATCAATCGTTCGGCGCAGGAGGTAGAGGCCGGGGTCCGGCTGGTCAACGAAACCGGCGACACGCTGAAGGGCATCGAAGATCATGTGATGAAGATCAACGAACGCGTCACGGCCATCGTTTCGGCTGCAAAGGAGCAATCGGCTGCCCTCAACGAGATCAGCCAGGCCGTCAGCCAGATGGACCAGGTGACCCAGCAGAATGCGGCGATGGTCGAGGAGGCGAGTGCAGCGACGTCGAGCGTGGCGACTGAAGCTGACCGGCTCAACGGTCAGATCGCCATGTTCAAGCTGCCCGGCAACGAGAACCGTCAGCGCGGCCGCGAGGCCGCCTGA
- the rsmA gene encoding 16S rRNA (adenine(1518)-N(6)/adenine(1519)-N(6))-dimethyltransferase RsmA, which translates to MAALDGLPPLRDVIARHGLDAKKALGQNFILDLNLTQKVARNAGSLDGVTVIEVGPGPGGLTRAILALGAKKVIAIERDPRCLPALQEIADHYPGRLEVIEGDALKTDFASLAPGEPVKIIANLPYNVGTQLLVNWLLPGQWPPFWQSLTLMFQKEVGQRIVAREDDNHYGRLGVLCGWRTEAHMAFDIPPQAFTPPPKVTSTVVHLVPIEKPLPCDPDKLEKVTQAAFGQRRKMLRQSLKPIGGEALLARAEIDPQRRAETLSVEEFCRIANLL; encoded by the coding sequence ATGGCCGCGCTCGATGGACTGCCGCCGCTGCGCGACGTGATCGCGCGTCACGGCCTCGATGCCAAGAAGGCGCTCGGACAGAACTTTATCCTCGACCTGAACCTGACCCAGAAGGTGGCCCGCAATGCCGGTTCGCTCGATGGGGTGACGGTGATCGAGGTTGGGCCGGGTCCGGGCGGCCTGACCCGTGCGATCCTGGCTTTAGGCGCGAAGAAGGTCATTGCCATCGAGCGTGATCCGCGTTGCCTGCCGGCTCTCCAGGAGATTGCCGACCATTATCCCGGTCGCCTTGAGGTGATCGAAGGTGATGCGCTGAAGACCGATTTTGCGAGCCTCGCCCCGGGCGAGCCGGTCAAGATCATCGCGAACCTGCCTTACAATGTCGGCACGCAGTTGCTGGTGAACTGGCTGTTGCCAGGCCAATGGCCGCCCTTCTGGCAGTCCCTGACGTTGATGTTCCAGAAGGAAGTCGGGCAGCGGATCGTGGCACGTGAGGACGACAACCATTATGGCAGGCTCGGCGTGCTCTGCGGCTGGCGAACGGAGGCGCACATGGCCTTCGACATCCCCCCGCAGGCCTTCACACCGCCGCCAAAGGTGACCTCGACCGTGGTCCATCTGGTGCCGATCGAAAAGCCCCTGCCCTGTGATCCGGACAAGCTCGAAAAAGTCACGCAGGCTGCTTTCGGCCAACGTCGCAAGATGCTCCGGCAAAGCCTCAAGCCGATCGGCGGCGAAGCATTGCTCGCCCGCGCCGAGATCGATCCTCAACGCCGGGCGGAAACGCTCAGCGTCGAGGAATTCTGCCGGATCGCCAATCTGCTCTGA
- the pdxA gene encoding 4-hydroxythreonine-4-phosphate dehydrogenase PdxA, with translation MTNGVLPLALSQGDPAGIGPDIALQAWLKRGELALPPFLYIGDPEVLKVRARQLELEVVVEETDAAHASGVFARALPVLPIPTGVDVLAGKPHVANARGTIAAIETAVALCLQGTVRAVVTNPIAKSVLYEAGFGFPGHTEFLADLAARAKGGSVMPVMMLAGPKLKAVPVTIHIPLKDVPGALTEDLIVDTCRIVAKDLADRFGIASPRLAVAGLNPHAGENGAIGHEDDDIIHPAIRRLRDEGIDAFGPLPADTMFHDDARSRYDVAICMYHDQALIPAKALGFDDSVNVTLGLPFIRTSPDHGTAFGLAGSGFAKETSLVAALRMADRMAQGKDTSR, from the coding sequence ATGACCAATGGCGTCCTTCCGCTGGCGCTCAGCCAGGGCGATCCGGCCGGTATCGGGCCGGATATCGCTCTTCAGGCGTGGCTGAAACGGGGGGAACTGGCGCTCCCGCCGTTCCTCTATATCGGCGATCCCGAGGTCCTGAAGGTCAGGGCCCGCCAGTTGGAACTCGAGGTTGTTGTCGAGGAGACTGATGCGGCGCATGCAAGCGGCGTCTTCGCCCGGGCGCTTCCGGTTCTTCCCATTCCCACCGGCGTCGACGTCTTGGCTGGCAAGCCGCATGTGGCGAATGCCCGCGGCACGATCGCAGCTATCGAGACTGCCGTTGCGCTTTGCCTCCAAGGTACGGTGCGTGCTGTCGTCACCAATCCGATCGCGAAATCCGTGCTGTACGAGGCCGGTTTCGGTTTTCCTGGCCATACCGAGTTTCTCGCCGATCTCGCGGCGCGGGCAAAGGGTGGCTCCGTCATGCCTGTCATGATGCTTGCCGGCCCGAAGCTCAAGGCCGTGCCGGTGACCATCCATATTCCGCTGAAGGATGTTCCGGGCGCGCTGACGGAAGACCTGATCGTCGACACCTGCCGGATCGTCGCGAAGGATCTCGCCGATCGGTTCGGGATCGCCTCCCCGCGGCTGGCGGTCGCCGGCCTCAATCCGCATGCGGGCGAGAATGGCGCGATCGGCCATGAGGACGACGACATCATCCATCCGGCAATCCGCCGGCTGCGCGATGAGGGCATCGATGCCTTCGGCCCTCTGCCCGCCGACACCATGTTTCACGACGATGCACGCAGCCGCTACGACGTGGCGATCTGCATGTATCACGACCAGGCACTGATTCCGGCCAAGGCACTCGGCTTCGACGACAGCGTCAACGTGACGCTCGGGCTTCCCTTCATCCGTACTTCACCGGACCACGGGACGGCCTTTGGCCTCGCGGGCAGCGGTTTTGCCAAGGAAACCAGCCTCGTCGCAGCCTTGCGGATGGCCGATCGCATGGCGCAGGGCAAGGATACATCCCGCTGA
- a CDS encoding peptidylprolyl isomerase, whose amino-acid sequence MAHAKKGTGLLLAGVIALSLSVSPTPIFAPAQAATSVAAVVNKTAITSADVARRVAFLRLQRRSGNLQQIAREELVNETLKREEIARVGMSVSTADVDASFERFASSNKMSVSQLNSVLDQAGVGAAHFKSFIAVSMSWPRLVNARYGAGARGRLSNQDLVTRLLENKEKPVTTEYFLKQVIFVVPASKKGIVGKRKAEAEKSRASFPGCDQAMEFAKNYLDVSIRNLGRVLEPEMPPEWKPLVEKAKGGTTATRVTDRGVEYLAICNQRQVSDDVAAEVVFRAEDIGKEQQGENPNSDKYLEELRSKAQIVMQ is encoded by the coding sequence ATGGCTCATGCAAAAAAAGGCACCGGTCTGCTGCTCGCCGGCGTCATCGCGCTGTCCTTAAGCGTCAGCCCGACGCCAATCTTTGCGCCGGCTCAGGCAGCAACATCGGTGGCAGCCGTTGTCAACAAGACCGCGATCACCAGCGCTGACGTCGCGCGCCGCGTGGCCTTCCTCAGGCTGCAGCGTCGCAGCGGCAATCTCCAGCAGATCGCCCGGGAAGAGCTCGTGAACGAGACGCTGAAGCGCGAGGAAATCGCGCGCGTCGGCATGTCCGTCAGCACGGCGGATGTGGATGCCTCGTTCGAACGCTTTGCGTCATCGAACAAGATGTCCGTATCGCAGCTCAATTCCGTGCTCGATCAGGCGGGCGTGGGTGCTGCCCACTTCAAGTCCTTCATCGCCGTCTCGATGAGCTGGCCGCGCCTCGTGAACGCGCGTTACGGGGCAGGCGCACGTGGCCGTTTGTCGAACCAGGATCTCGTGACCCGTCTTCTCGAAAACAAAGAGAAGCCGGTGACGACGGAATATTTCCTCAAGCAGGTGATCTTCGTGGTGCCAGCCTCGAAGAAGGGCATCGTCGGCAAGCGCAAGGCGGAAGCCGAAAAGTCGCGCGCCTCGTTCCCGGGCTGCGATCAGGCCATGGAATTCGCCAAGAACTATCTCGATGTGTCGATCCGTAATCTCGGCCGCGTTCTTGAGCCCGAGATGCCGCCGGAATGGAAGCCGCTGGTCGAAAAGGCAAAGGGTGGCACGACGGCAACCCGCGTGACCGACCGTGGTGTCGAGTATCTTGCCATTTGCAACCAGCGTCAGGTCTCCGACGACGTGGCGGCAGAGGTCGTCTTCCGCGCCGAGGATATCGGCAAGGAACAGCAGGGCGAGAACCCGAATTCCGACAAATATCTGGAAGAACTGCGCTCGAAGGCCCAGATCGTAATGCAATAA
- a CDS encoding LPS-assembly protein LptD yields MAVKDRGNIRRLSVALLTSVAVCAMAPAAPLVHAQSLSDSASMAGNVPDDAKLLLAANELVYDRDAERVVANGAVQINYAGYQMVARQVVYDQKTGRVTAAGNIELVEPTGNRIYADSLDVTDNFSDGFLRALRVESTDNTRLVAESAQRVGGTQMILHKGVYTACLPCAENPSRPPLWQVKAERVVQDGTKKTVRLERARFELFGKSLVTLPFIEVPDNTVKRKSGFLFPQFRSGENVGFGIAVPYYIAIAPDRDATITTTGFSAQGVLLEAEVRQRFEKGQANIRIAGISQMNTDEFTAGTSDAERDTRGLIASKGEFKINPRWSFGWDVMVQSDNNFARTYGIDGLNASTNTNVVYLTGIGERNFFDMRGYYFDVQDADLNNTAEKKQATVLPVIDYSYYAPELVAGGQLAGTLNFTSLSRFSSEFADTNRDGAFDVYRGLKGHMNRLTGELEWERTFDGPGGLQITPLLAARGDVYGLAMDAPGNYTGGYTSNDAPARYLLTAGIEARYPWLITTANSSHIIEPIAQIYARNNEGYAGQLPNEDAQSLVFDASNLFSRNKFSGFDRVEGGTRANVGMRYTGSFDNGIGVRAVIGQSYHLAGLNSYATQDLLAVGSDSGLETDVSDYVASAGFELPIGLSLSAGVRLDEETLDVRRTDVNATYAQDRFETSLTFTQVDARPAYSFSNDNQTVTSSTTVKVTENWSVFGSVNYDIDADKFNRRSVGISYADECTVFSIAYSDKYDPNAETANDWTIGGKLVFRTLGEINLSDTSFE; encoded by the coding sequence GTGGCGGTAAAAGACCGCGGGAATATCAGGAGGCTCTCAGTAGCCCTGCTGACCAGTGTCGCTGTGTGCGCTATGGCGCCCGCTGCGCCTCTCGTGCATGCGCAGAGCCTGTCCGACTCAGCGTCGATGGCAGGTAACGTCCCTGATGACGCGAAGCTGCTTCTGGCAGCCAATGAACTCGTTTATGACCGTGATGCCGAGCGCGTTGTCGCGAACGGCGCGGTGCAGATCAATTATGCCGGCTACCAGATGGTGGCCCGTCAGGTCGTTTACGACCAGAAAACGGGCCGCGTCACAGCGGCGGGCAATATCGAGCTGGTCGAGCCGACCGGAAACCGCATCTATGCGGATTCGCTCGATGTCACCGACAATTTCTCCGACGGCTTCCTGCGTGCCTTGCGCGTGGAGAGCACCGACAACACACGCCTCGTTGCCGAAAGCGCTCAGCGCGTCGGCGGCACGCAGATGATTCTGCACAAGGGCGTGTACACGGCATGTCTTCCCTGCGCGGAAAACCCGTCCCGTCCGCCGCTCTGGCAGGTGAAGGCAGAACGCGTCGTACAGGACGGCACGAAGAAGACCGTGCGGCTCGAAAGGGCCCGGTTTGAACTGTTCGGCAAGTCGCTTGTGACGCTGCCGTTCATCGAGGTGCCTGATAATACCGTCAAGCGGAAGTCGGGCTTCCTGTTCCCGCAGTTCCGCTCGGGCGAAAATGTCGGTTTCGGCATTGCGGTCCCCTACTACATCGCCATTGCACCGGACCGCGACGCGACGATCACCACGACAGGCTTCAGCGCGCAAGGCGTGCTGCTCGAAGCAGAGGTCCGCCAGCGCTTCGAGAAGGGGCAAGCCAATATCCGGATCGCTGGCATCAGCCAGATGAATACGGATGAGTTCACCGCCGGCACGAGCGACGCCGAGCGCGACACGCGCGGCCTCATCGCGTCCAAGGGCGAGTTCAAGATCAATCCGCGCTGGTCATTCGGCTGGGATGTCATGGTGCAGAGCGACAACAATTTCGCACGCACCTACGGCATCGATGGGCTGAATGCGTCAACGAACACCAATGTCGTCTATCTGACCGGCATCGGCGAACGCAATTTCTTCGACATGCGCGGTTACTATTTCGACGTTCAGGATGCGGACCTGAACAATACAGCCGAAAAGAAGCAGGCCACTGTCCTGCCGGTCATCGACTACAGCTACTACGCGCCCGAACTGGTCGCCGGTGGCCAGCTGGCTGGCACCTTGAACTTCACCTCCCTGTCGCGCTTCTCGAGCGAGTTTGCCGACACAAACAGGGACGGCGCATTTGATGTTTATCGCGGGCTGAAGGGCCACATGAACCGCCTGACGGGCGAGCTCGAATGGGAGCGCACTTTCGACGGTCCGGGCGGTTTGCAGATCACGCCGCTTCTGGCTGCGCGCGGCGATGTTTATGGCCTCGCCATGGACGCGCCCGGCAACTACACCGGCGGCTACACGAGCAATGACGCACCTGCTCGCTATTTGCTGACTGCCGGTATCGAAGCCCGCTACCCGTGGCTTATCACGACTGCCAACAGCTCGCATATCATCGAGCCGATCGCGCAGATCTATGCCCGCAACAACGAGGGCTATGCTGGCCAGTTGCCGAACGAAGACGCGCAGAGCTTGGTGTTCGATGCGAGCAACCTCTTCTCGCGCAACAAGTTTTCCGGGTTTGATCGTGTCGAGGGCGGCACACGCGCCAATGTCGGCATGCGCTACACCGGTAGCTTCGACAACGGGATCGGCGTTCGTGCTGTCATCGGCCAGTCCTACCATCTGGCGGGCCTGAATTCCTATGCGACACAGGACCTGCTGGCCGTGGGCTCCGATTCCGGCCTTGAGACTGACGTTTCCGACTACGTCGCATCGGCTGGCTTCGAACTGCCGATCGGGCTTTCGCTGAGTGCCGGTGTGCGGCTCGACGAGGAAACGCTCGATGTCCGCCGTACCGACGTCAACGCGACCTATGCTCAGGACCGGTTTGAAACAAGCCTGACATTTACCCAGGTTGACGCTCGCCCGGCCTACTCGTTCAGCAACGACAACCAGACGGTCACCAGCTCCACGACCGTGAAGGTCACTGAGAACTGGTCGGTGTTTGGCTCGGTCAACTACGACATCGATGCCGACAAGTTCAACCGCCGCAGTGTTGGCATCTCCTATGCCGACGAATGCACGGTCTTCTCGATCGCCTATTCGGACAAGTATGACCCGAATGCCGAGACCGCGAACGACTGGACGATCGGTGGAAAGCTGGTGTTCCGCACCCTCGGAGAGATCAATCTCAGCGACACCTCGTTCGAGTGA
- the lptG gene encoding LPS export ABC transporter permease LptG, whose translation MIWTLGLYFFRRYMMTTLWFFLGVVSITYLIDFTETSGRYDDLPGYSVTGVLYLTALRLPLILQQTVPFIGLFVGMATLIALNRKSELVVARAAGISVWQFMAPFLIGATLIGLTTTLVINPLAAWGERQGTEIETKWRETAGSAKPAPIPWLRQSSGDNDVALGARAVLEDGTLLVDAVLLHFDQDGRIVLRQDARTASLKDGYWMLTDVLETRPGEIQTRLAEARVATNLNEEFVQQRLARPESVAFYDLFQKIEVARSFGIAPHALETQFHSLLSLPFLMIAMTLIAATVSLKFSRINQSRTVILGGILSGFVLYVVSVLVRAFGSSGVMPPYVAAWVPVVVAMALGATILLHKEDG comes from the coding sequence ATGATCTGGACTCTCGGGCTCTATTTCTTCCGGCGCTACATGATGACGACGCTGTGGTTTTTCCTTGGCGTCGTCTCGATAACCTATCTTATCGACTTCACGGAAACCTCCGGCCGCTATGACGACCTGCCGGGCTATTCCGTGACCGGCGTGCTCTACCTCACTGCCTTGCGGCTGCCTCTGATTCTCCAACAGACGGTGCCGTTTATCGGCCTCTTCGTCGGCATGGCGACGCTGATTGCCCTCAACCGCAAGTCCGAACTGGTCGTCGCGCGGGCGGCTGGCATTTCCGTCTGGCAGTTCATGGCGCCCTTCCTGATCGGCGCCACCCTGATCGGCCTGACGACGACTCTGGTGATCAATCCCCTCGCCGCCTGGGGTGAACGCCAGGGCACCGAAATCGAAACGAAGTGGCGTGAAACGGCCGGCAGCGCGAAACCGGCGCCGATTCCGTGGCTGCGCCAGTCGAGCGGCGACAATGACGTGGCGCTCGGTGCGCGCGCCGTTCTTGAGGATGGCACGCTGCTCGTCGATGCCGTTCTGCTGCATTTCGACCAGGACGGACGCATCGTGCTGCGTCAGGATGCACGCACGGCTTCTTTGAAAGATGGTTACTGGATGCTTACCGACGTTCTCGAGACGCGTCCGGGAGAGATCCAGACGCGACTCGCTGAGGCGCGGGTTGCGACCAATCTCAACGAGGAATTCGTTCAGCAGCGCCTTGCCCGACCGGAAAGCGTTGCTTTTTATGATCTTTTTCAGAAAATTGAAGTTGCCCGATCCTTCGGGATCGCACCTCATGCGCTGGAAACGCAGTTTCACTCGCTGCTTTCACTGCCATTCCTGATGATTGCAATGACGCTGATTGCAGCAACCGTGTCGCTGAAATTCAGCCGTATCAACCAATCGAGAACGGTGATTCTCGGTGGAATATTGTCAGGCTTCGTGCTTTATGTTGTCTCTGTGCTCGTCAGAGCATTCGGAAGCAGCGGCGTCATGCCGCCATATGTTGCGGCCTGGGTCCCAGTTGTCGTAGCCATGGCACTGGGGGCAACGATTCTGCTTCACAAGGAGGATGGTTAG
- the lptF gene encoding LPS export ABC transporter permease LptF, which produces MKILEQYILRRVVLMFTTALLPVLAIIWTTQVLRRINLVTDSGQSVGSFMLLATMILPTIIATVLPFALVIGITHTLTTMNNDSELAVIDAAGAPRRTIQRPLLMLAGGLSIFSLVMLGFVEPAMRVNVRTMIATAYADLLSSVIEEKTFRQIEPGLYVQISERQAGRKMKGLLVADSRDPASELIYYAREGAVEETGKALVMQDGEVQRKAPNGDVTVIRFDRYAFDLSDLSEERGQARFGAKDRDLFYLMDPDPLDERYVSNPNDFTAELHRRISAAFFPMVFALISLMICGDARSHREARLHPMASALLMSLTIFWASNYVTSLVETSPAFVPLQYLVPLGSGAVAAFMLATNRSPRLPRAVSALVGMVITMTQKRLGTGTGSAA; this is translated from the coding sequence ATGAAGATACTCGAACAATACATCCTGCGGCGGGTCGTCCTGATGTTCACGACAGCGCTTTTGCCGGTGCTGGCGATCATCTGGACGACGCAGGTATTGCGACGTATCAACCTCGTCACCGATAGTGGCCAGTCGGTCGGGTCCTTCATGCTGCTGGCGACGATGATCCTGCCGACCATCATCGCGACCGTCCTGCCCTTCGCGCTGGTCATCGGCATCACCCACACGCTGACCACGATGAACAATGATTCGGAGCTCGCGGTCATCGATGCCGCCGGAGCACCGAGACGAACGATCCAGCGTCCGCTTCTGATGCTGGCCGGCGGTCTCAGCATCTTTTCGCTGGTGATGCTCGGCTTCGTCGAGCCGGCGATGCGCGTCAATGTGCGGACCATGATCGCGACCGCCTATGCCGATCTTCTCTCTTCGGTCATCGAGGAAAAGACCTTCCGTCAGATCGAGCCCGGCCTTTACGTGCAGATCTCGGAGCGGCAGGCTGGCCGCAAGATGAAGGGACTGCTGGTTGCCGATTCCCGCGACCCCGCATCCGAGCTCATCTATTATGCCCGTGAGGGCGCGGTCGAAGAGACCGGCAAGGCGCTCGTGATGCAGGATGGCGAAGTGCAGCGCAAAGCGCCGAACGGCGATGTGACCGTCATCCGCTTCGACCGCTACGCCTTCGATCTTTCGGACCTTTCGGAGGAGCGCGGCCAGGCCCGCTTCGGCGCCAAGGATCGCGACCTGTTCTACCTGATGGATCCCGATCCACTCGACGAGCGCTATGTCAGCAATCCCAACGACTTCACGGCCGAGCTCCACCGCCGCATCAGCGCGGCCTTCTTCCCGATGGTCTTTGCCCTGATCAGTCTGATGATCTGCGGTGATGCGCGGTCCCACCGTGAGGCGCGATTGCATCCCATGGCCTCGGCGCTCTTGATGTCGCTCACCATCTTCTGGGCGTCGAACTACGTCACCTCGTTGGTGGAGACATCCCCAGCCTTCGTGCCCCTGCAATATCTGGTACCGCTTGGCAGCGGCGCGGTCGCTGCCTTCATGCTGGCGACGAATCGCAGTCCGCGATTGCCGCGCGCAGTTTCGGCGCTTGTGGGTATGGTGATCACCATGACGCAGAAGCGGCTTGGCACAGGCACCGGGAGCGCCGCATGA